Proteins from a genomic interval of Pirellulales bacterium:
- a CDS encoding scaffolding protein, translating into MSDSHELYNQAEKLKDEGNLEAAIAKLNELLAQDGKFVLAHSAMAVLLGKVGRHPEAVDHARKVCELEPNEPFSFTQLSVICQRAGLIPQAEDAMARARMLQQGH; encoded by the coding sequence ATGTCCGATAGTCACGAACTGTACAATCAAGCTGAGAAACTGAAGGACGAAGGCAATCTTGAAGCAGCAATTGCCAAGCTCAACGAATTGTTGGCCCAGGACGGCAAGTTCGTGCTTGCCCATTCGGCGATGGCCGTTTTGCTAGGCAAGGTAGGTCGCCATCCAGAGGCTGTGGACCATGCGAGAAAAGTTTGCGAACTGGAGCCCAACGAGCCATTCAGTTTCACGCAACTCAGCGTCATCTGTCAGCGCGCTGGCTTGATTCCTCAAGCCGAAGACGCCATGGCGCGCGCTCGCATGTTGCAACAAGGCCACTAA
- a CDS encoding DUF1080 domain-containing protein — MRFLCCLLATLPLASLATAADSSKSQYRKAFVDTLSAGADFQVQGEYAGQLTDGSKYGVQIVSLGDGKFRAVGYQGGLPGDGWNGSERVITESSDDREAGSGGAEFKSDHGSGIAKGGLLELFDASGKPAGTLPQVHRESPTLGATPPAGAVVLFDGHSADAWRGGRVKDGLMQVGGQSKQSFDDFTLHLEFLLPYMPYARGQDRGNSGLFLQRRYEVQILDSFGLDGADNECGAVYHFQKPLVNMCLPPLSWQTYDMDFKMARFDASGNKTANARVTVKHNGVLIHDQLELTRTSDSPWKVAETADGGPFYIQYHGAPVQFRNIWIVPGSAGKN, encoded by the coding sequence ATGCGCTTCCTTTGCTGTTTGCTCGCAACGCTGCCGCTCGCGTCGTTGGCGACCGCTGCCGATTCCTCCAAGTCGCAGTATCGCAAGGCGTTCGTCGACACATTAAGCGCCGGCGCCGATTTTCAGGTTCAAGGAGAATACGCCGGCCAACTCACGGATGGGTCGAAATACGGCGTGCAGATCGTTTCGCTCGGCGATGGCAAGTTCCGCGCGGTCGGGTACCAAGGTGGCCTTCCGGGCGATGGCTGGAACGGCTCGGAGAGGGTGATTACCGAAAGCAGCGACGATCGAGAAGCGGGTTCGGGGGGGGCGGAATTCAAGTCAGATCACGGTAGCGGGATCGCCAAAGGAGGCCTGTTGGAGCTGTTCGACGCCAGCGGCAAACCTGCCGGCACGCTGCCGCAAGTGCATCGTGAAAGTCCAACGCTCGGAGCAACTCCTCCGGCGGGCGCCGTGGTGCTGTTCGACGGACATTCCGCCGACGCTTGGCGCGGAGGACGTGTGAAAGACGGCCTCATGCAAGTCGGTGGCCAATCTAAGCAATCGTTCGACGACTTCACGCTGCATCTGGAGTTTCTGCTCCCTTATATGCCGTATGCGCGCGGACAGGATCGTGGCAACAGCGGCCTGTTTTTGCAGCGCCGCTACGAAGTGCAAATACTGGATTCATTCGGTCTCGACGGGGCCGACAACGAATGTGGCGCGGTCTATCACTTTCAAAAGCCGCTGGTGAACATGTGTCTGCCGCCGTTGTCATGGCAGACCTACGACATGGATTTCAAAATGGCTCGATTTGACGCCAGCGGCAATAAGACGGCCAATGCGCGTGTCACGGTGAAGCACAACGGCGTGTTGATCCACGACCAACTCGAGTTGACCCGCACGAGCGACAGTCCTTGGAAGGTCGCCGAAACGGCCGATGGCGGGCCGTTCTATATTCAGTATCACGGGGCGCCGGTGCAATTTCGCAACATCTGGATCGTGCCCGGCTCTGCCGGAAAAAATTGA
- the lpxA gene encoding acyl-ACP--UDP-N-acetylglucosamine O-acyltransferase — protein sequence MKIHPLAIVSPDAQLGHDIEIGPFSIVEPDTELGDGCRLEGRVTIKRGTRLGPHNHVYEGAVLGGLPQHVHKPSDVGGLIVGSHNTFRENVTLHRALRPGTATCIGDHNYLMANAHVAHDCTVGNHIIMANNVLLAGHVLVEDRAFISGAVAIHQFCRVGCLAMVGGQAHVTQDVLPFTTIDGATSLAVGLNLIGLRRNGYSTSQVAELKAAYRLIYRGGHSRAETLRRLAQQFAAGPAASMEPFLAICKRGFVAERRGPAPVTLKLVEANQSSGHEHSRRRLAG from the coding sequence GTGAAGATCCATCCGCTGGCCATCGTCAGCCCCGATGCGCAACTAGGTCACGACATAGAAATCGGACCCTTTTCGATCGTCGAACCCGACACGGAACTCGGCGATGGCTGCCGTCTTGAAGGGCGAGTGACCATCAAGCGGGGCACACGATTGGGGCCGCACAATCACGTCTATGAAGGGGCCGTGCTGGGCGGCTTGCCGCAACACGTCCACAAACCGAGCGACGTGGGCGGGTTGATCGTGGGTTCGCACAACACCTTTCGCGAGAACGTCACGCTACATCGCGCGCTGCGGCCGGGCACGGCCACCTGCATTGGCGACCACAATTATCTGATGGCGAACGCGCACGTCGCCCACGATTGCACGGTGGGCAATCACATCATCATGGCTAACAACGTGCTGCTGGCCGGGCATGTGCTGGTGGAAGATCGCGCATTCATCTCGGGCGCGGTCGCGATTCATCAATTCTGTCGCGTCGGTTGTTTGGCGATGGTGGGAGGTCAGGCGCATGTTACTCAGGACGTGCTGCCTTTCACCACGATTGATGGCGCCACCAGCCTGGCGGTCGGTCTCAATTTGATCGGTCTACGCCGCAATGGCTACAGCACCAGTCAGGTAGCGGAGCTCAAGGCCGCGTATCGGCTGATCTATCGCGGGGGGCACAGCCGCGCGGAGACATTGCGGAGATTGGCCCAGCAGTTCGCGGCGGGGCCCGCCGCGTCAATGGAGCCGTTCCTGGCCATCTGCAAGCGCGGATTCGTCGCGGAGCGACGCGGTCCGGCGCCGGTCACGCTCAAGTTAGTCGAAGCGAATCAGTCGAGCGGACACGAGCACTCGCGGAGGCGACTCGCTGGCTGA